CAGATAGTCGATGTGTTTGTAGATGTTCAAGAAAAGACCGAGGGCCTGCGAATTGATGAACGGTACCTTCTTCATATCGACGATAAACTTCGGAGCCGTATCGGGCTTGATGTACTGCTCCATGCGTTCAGCGAGTTGATATTCGTCGCCGGATTTAATGGCCCCTTCTATCTGTAGAATCGTGACCTCACCGCGGGTGGCTACCTTGATCTTCATATCTTTTTATATTTTACCAGTAAAGGGCATTCTTCGGATGGCGCCAGTCGAACTCATTATCAGGCTGCTTTTTCAGCAGCCTGTTAGACTGTAAAAGCCTGTTCGGAAACAGGCTTTTACAGTTCTCGCACTTCGTTTTGCGTTCTTCGAGTTCAATCAAGCATGAACCGGAATATCTCGCCAGCCGGGCTTCTCACCTCATAGGCGCCCTCACCGAGGCCGGCGAGCGGCAACTCCAGCTCTCCATCAAGCATTAGCTTTTTATGCTCTCCTTCTCTCCTGTAAAGTAAAATTGGAATGGGATGTGTTTTTTTTAGGATCTCCAGCCTCAGGTATAAAAATTGCGAGGCGTCCCTGTAAATCTCAAAGAGAATTGGCCCCGCCGGATGAACTCTCAGCCCGGAATGAACCGTAATCCCACGTGATGTAGTTCTCATACCTGCCTCAGAATTCGTTCGCAGCAATGGGGTTTAAATAATTTCGAAGCTGCTTCGTGGCCCGGCGCAAGCGAAAGGCAGCGAGTTGACGACTCATGCCAAGCAACGTCGCGACTGCATAAATGGAATGAGCCCAGTGACGATTCAAGTAGGATTGAACGTCGGCATCCCGTCGGCCGCTCTGCAGGCGAAAGCTGGTCTGCATTGCTCTGTTGTAGAAGCGATTCATACGGTTCTCAGCTGCCAGCAGACGATCCTCGCGAAAACGGCGACGGTCTTCGATCTGCTCCATCATTTCAAGCGTTCGTTCGGCTCCGAATTCCCGAACCATGGCCTTTAGATTCTCGGAGTTCAACGGTATGGAATGATAGATCTTGAATAGAAGGCTGTCCATGTCAGAGAGACTCTGCAATCCCTGATCCAGCCTCAGCCAGAACTCCTCTGGATTGAAGGAGGCCGACGTCCTTGCTGCCAGCGGGTCGGTCTGAAGCGGAAGCATATCAAGGTGTGTGCGCCTGTACCTTTTGATGAAGTTCTGAAAGCTGTTTCGAACACAGAGGATATAAAAGGCTGGAAACGAAGGATGGTTTCGTTGTTGAAATTTTCCGATGATTCGATCAAGCCTTCCTTCGAGAAGATGCAGCATAAAGTCGCCGACGATATCGGGATCACGACTGAGCCGGCGCATACAGTACGCATGCGTTTCGCGGTACAGACCGGCCAGAAGCTGCTCTCTATTTCCCGTCTTTACAAAGTGTCTGTAGTGTTCTTCAAGCGTGCTATTCTTCTTTCCACTGTTATCTTCCATCTTTTTTTCCTTACATGCATTTTTACTATAAGAGTCAACTCTCTGCTCTAACAGTGTGAGGAATCATTCGAAACGCAAAAAAAATCCATCCCAATTCGAATAAAATATATTGAATTCTGGTGTATTATGTCGGAAAAGCACTGGCCAGAAATCGGCCCTGCAAATGGTGTGATAGTTTTTGCAGAATGTGAAAGCGCCTTACCGCAAAAATGTCTTTTTACTGTGATCTGAATGCAATATCCCTCAGCGGACCGAACGGACGGTTTTCTATGATTGAGTTTTTCAAAATGGAAGGGGCGGGTAACGATTACGTTTACGTCGACCTGCGCGAGAACGCGAAGAAGATCCTTCAGCTGAATACAGAGCTGCTTCCGCGTCTCTGTGATCGACGCTACGGCATCGGTGGCGATGGCCTTGTTATTATCGGCCCGTCTGATCGTGCAGCCGGGCGCATGTGGATGTGGAATGCAGACGGATCTGCATCGGCCATGTGCGGAAACGCATTGCGCTGCGTTTCTCTGTATCTGAGCGCCGATGCACGCAAGAAGGACTTGATAGTGGAAAGCGGCGTCGGCCTGCACAGAGCTGAAATCATATCAAGAGATGAAAACGTTATGTCTGGAAGTGTACGTCTGGACATGGGACGACCTCTCTTTGAGGCGCACATCATTCCCTTTTCCCGAGAGTCAAAAGACCTTCCTGGTCGACCTGTTCGTTATCAGCATGGATTGAAAGGATTAGACGAAGGGCATGTACTTTCCATGGGCAATCCGCACTGCGTCATCTTCGTCGATGATCCCGACACGGTCGATATTGAAAGCATCGGCCCGCGTATCGAGAACGATCCGGCATTTCCCGAGCGCACAAACGTGGAGTTTGTAAGCATTAAAGCTGACGGCTCGCTATATCAGCGTACGTGGGAGCGCGGCTCGGGTGAGACGCTTGCCTGCGGATCCGGCGCCTGTGCTGCTCTTGTCGCTGCAGCCAGCGCCGGCCTTAGCGGCCGCACGAATACCGTTCATCTTCGTGGAGGCGATCTGTTTATTGAATGGAATGAGACCGTGCACATGACCGGACCGGCGCGATTGGTCTTTCGAGGCCAGATCGATGAGCGCGAATTCCCGCTTTTCTCGAAAGATGTCTAACCCCTGAGCTCTCAATGTCCTCCCTGTGGTCTCCAGATCAATTAATACCGCAGAGGGCTCTGAGGGCGCGGAGGAAGACCAAAGAGGTTGGGCAAAGATAGGAGAGTTGCGTTGAATCCCTGATTTGAAGGGTTCGTCCATCGCGAAAAATGAAAGGCGCGTACACCTCAATATATAGAAGCCAGCTCAAAACCCGCTTTTACTCGGAATCTGCACCGATGCCAATATTGATATAGCGTGCAGGCCCCATCGGGTCTTTCAAATTATTCTTCGGTATTCTCTGCGCTCTCTAAATCAATGTTTACCGCAGAGGTCGCTGCGGGCACAGAGGAAAGACAGGGAGGGCGGAAGGGAAAGTGTGGGCGAGAGAGCTGCAATGCATCGATCATTTGAAGAGTTCAGCTGTAGCGATAAACTCTTCAAAAAGGTGAACATTGCCATCAATAAGAAGCTCTTGTAGAAAGAGCTTCAGCCGGTTCCCTGATTTCTCTGTGCTCTCCGTGCCCCCCTGAGGTTGAAAACTTTTTATCTTATTCCGCTATTTCTTCTTCAGAGCTTCCATCATGGCCGGTGTGGTCTTCCAGCGGCGATGTACCCAGAAATACTGTCCGGGCGTTTTTCTGACGGCCCTTTCAAGGGCCTTCACCCAGCGTTCGGTGCCGACGCGTATGGCTTCTTCTTTATCTGAAAAGTCTTCTTTTTTCAGAGGGCCGAGGTCTTCGAAGTCAAGCACAACGGTGCCGTCTCCTCTGTGAATGAGCGTTATAAAGATGATTGGCGCTCCGGTCAGATAGGCGATGGTGGCCGGTCCTTTATAGGTCGATGCCGGCCGGTTCAGGAAGTCGATGAATATGCCGGCGCCGCCTGCATTCTGATCCGAGGCGAGGCCGATTACGCCGCCCTGCTTCAGATATTTAACCAGCGACGAGGTCTCTTCCATTGTGTATAACCCGGTTCCGAGTGAGCCGCGATGCCTCTTGAACCAGTTATCGAGAAACCGGTTGCGAATGGTCTTGTAGACGATGGCTCCGTTCATACGATAGCCGACGAACTGAGCGATATCTTCCCATGTGCCGAGGTGTCCGCTTACGAGAATGAAGCCGCGTTTCTGGCGGGCCTCTTCAAGAAGCCGGCGCTCGGTTTCTTCGGCTCCGGGCGCATAACGCACATATTTCTCGAACCAGCGCTGATTCATGCGAGACTTCCAGAACGTATCGGCGATCAAATAACCGAGATGGTTCAGATGCTCGTCGAGAATGCGCTCATGTTCAGCACCGCTCAACTCGGGAAATCCATGCGAGATGTTATCGAGGGCGATGCGGCGATATTTCGGGAAAAGCGGGAACAGAGCGCGGACGACCAACGTGCCGAGCCTCAGAGCCTGCGGGTACGGTAACAGTCGAAAGGGCACCGAGAGCCACAGAAAGAAAAGATAGATGAAAAGATCGCGCAGCGTTATCAGAATTTTCATAGAAGATAGCCGAATTTATGGAATATCAGGTTGCAGATACGCCGCGCCGAAGACGCCGGCAGAGTCGCCAAGCCTGTTTCGAACGACGGGCGTATCAAGATCGGGATGAAAGGCATGCCGTTTCATTCGTTGCACG
This region of Leptonema illini DSM 21528 genomic DNA includes:
- a CDS encoding lysophospholipid acyltransferase family protein, with protein sequence MKILITLRDLFIYLFFLWLSVPFRLLPYPQALRLGTLVVRALFPLFPKYRRIALDNISHGFPELSGAEHERILDEHLNHLGYLIADTFWKSRMNQRWFEKYVRYAPGAEETERRLLEEARQKRGFILVSGHLGTWEDIAQFVGYRMNGAIVYKTIRNRFLDNWFKRHRGSLGTGLYTMEETSSLVKYLKQGGVIGLASDQNAGGAGIFIDFLNRPASTYKGPATIAYLTGAPIIFITLIHRGDGTVVLDFEDLGPLKKEDFSDKEEAIRVGTERWVKALERAVRKTPGQYFWVHRRWKTTPAMMEALKKK
- the dapF gene encoding diaminopimelate epimerase — its product is MIEFFKMEGAGNDYVYVDLRENAKKILQLNTELLPRLCDRRYGIGGDGLVIIGPSDRAAGRMWMWNADGSASAMCGNALRCVSLYLSADARKKDLIVESGVGLHRAEIISRDENVMSGSVRLDMGRPLFEAHIIPFSRESKDLPGRPVRYQHGLKGLDEGHVLSMGNPHCVIFVDDPDTVDIESIGPRIENDPAFPERTNVEFVSIKADGSLYQRTWERGSGETLACGSGACAALVAAASAGLSGRTNTVHLRGGDLFIEWNETVHMTGPARLVFRGQIDEREFPLFSKDV
- a CDS encoding STAS domain-containing protein gives rise to the protein MKIKVATRGEVTILQIEGAIKSGDEYQLAERMEQYIKPDTAPKFIVDMKKVPFINSQALGLFLNIYKHIDYLKGRIVFSGLNSDIENLMNLTQLSMIFEIYKAIDEAIDSFED